Within the Saccharomonospora amisosensis genome, the region CCATCTTCAGCACGAACACCTCCACCAGCGTGGCGGGCGGGTTCCACGCCAGCAGCAGCAGGCCGGCAACCGCGACCACGCCAGCGACCTTGCCGACGGCGACCTGGCGCTGTTCGCTCGCCCTCGGCCGCAGGTACCGGCCGTAGAGATCGCGCGAGATGATCGAGGAAAAGCTGAGCAACGCGGAGTCCGCCGTGGACACGATCGCGGCGACGACCCCGCCGAAAAGCAGGATCATGGCCACGTAGAACACGATGTTCAGCGAGCCGACCTCGTTGGCGATCATGCCGACGAGCCGCTCGGAGTCCGCTTCGGACAGATTCGGGAAGAGCCGGATGCCCAGCATGCCGATGCAGAACACGACACCGGCGGTGATGAACGGCATCCACACCATTCGCTTGAGCGAGCGTTTGAGCGTGCGTTCGCTGCGCGCCGAGTAGATCCGCTGGATGGCGTGCGGGTACAGGGCGATGCCGATGCCAACGAGCAGGATCATCGAGAACCAGTTCACCGACGTTTCCAGCGGTGGAACGGCGATGGCGTCGGGCTCGTTCTCCGCGAGGTACCGGGTCAGGTCGCCCACCGAGCCGCCAGCGAGGTAGAGCGCGCCCACGAGCAGCACAAGGATGCCGATCAGCAGTGCGATGCCCTGCATCACGTCGGTCAGCGCCACCGCGCGCATGCCGCCCAGCCAGGAGTAGGCGAGCATGACGACGACGAACACCGCCACGCCGAGCTGGTACGGCACCGTGTCGCCGGTCAGTCCCGCGATCGCGTGGCCCATGGCGATGAGCTGTTCCAGCACGTAGTTCGCCAACGCCCACAGCATGAGAAACGTGGCCATCAACGTGACCGGTGTCGACCGGAAGCGGAACCGGACCCAGTCGGTCGGCGTGATGAAGGAGTGCTTCTTCGCCAGCACGTACAGCCGGGGCGCGAAGAGCATGTACCCGGCGATGATGGCCGTGAAGAACGTGACCGACTGCCACCACACGAAGCCCTCGCGGTAGGCCTGCGGCGCGTAGCCGACCACCGTGTTGCCGCTGTACTGCGTGGCATACAGGGTGAAGAACAGCACCAGCATGCCGAGGTTGCCCCCGGCGAGGTAATAGCTCTTCATGCTCTCCTGGGTGCCGGGCCGCTTGCGGCCCACAACGAACCCGATGCCCAGCATGATCACGGCGTAACCGAGCAGCACGGTGATGCCCGCCGCGCCGCCGAAGGCCAGTCCGTCCACGGCTCAGTGCCCCCGTTCCTCGTCGACCGGACCCGTGTCGGCGGCCGCCGCCTCCTCCTCGTCCTCGACCATGTTCCAGTGGGCGGAGATCACCCAGGTCAGGTAGCCGCACAGCAGTATCGACGAGCCGATCGCGACGATCGTCCACAGCGGCAGCCCGAGCACCACGGGCTCGATCACGCCCGCAGGCAGATACCAAGGGATGCCCAGCAGCAAAATCACGATCAGCCCGGCCCATATCCACGGCTTTCTGATCGGCTCGCGAAGTGGTCGCGACGGTGGCGAAGGCTGCTGACCTGCGGGCATGGCGACCTCCGAACGGCTGGGTTCCGCGGTCGCGGGGAGTCTAAGGAGGAGGTCGCCGTACCGAAAGCCCTTTCCCGGCTCACGGCATAACCGGTGGGCGATTCACCCCGGTGGCCGAGCGGCCTGACTCCACAAAGCTGATCCGTTTGAGGTCGTGCACACGGTGAGTAACCGTCGTGTCATGCGGTGTCGCTCCACGCAGGAGTTGCCGGCCCGGTCGGCCGAATCGTCGGGAACGCGAACGGCCTCGGTCCGGAAATCCCCTCTCCCGGTTCTCGGCTGTGCACGCGCGTCGTGGTCGACCGCCTCCGACTCCGCGCTCTGGCGCTGTCGAGCGTCAGCGCGCCGTGGTGTCCCGCGCCTCCTGCTCGGCGTACTCCTTGAGCGCGGCGAGCGTGGCCTCGATGTTGCGCTGGTTGTGCGCGTCGCGGTCGCGGATGCCGAGCAGGAGGCTGTTGACCGCGAGCACGAGGATCCGCGGTGTCAGCCTCCGGGTACTCTCTGTGACACGGCAGCCGGAGCCGGTCGGCTCGATCTCGTATCGCCACAGTGCCGATGGCATGCCCATGATCTGAACGCGGAAGGCGAATCGCCTGCCGGGCTCGGCCTCCGTCACGACGCAGGTGGTGGCCCAGCGCCGCGAACGGTGCTGGTTGACGCCGCGGAACTTCGCGCCCACGGCCGGTCCGGGGGCCCCGCCGAGCCAACGACAGCGGTCGATCTCGGCGGCCCAGCGGCCCTGGCCAGGCACATCGGACACCAGGCGGTAAACCAGCTCAGGTGGCGCGGCGATCTCCACGGAACTTTGCGCGGTCGGCTGGGGCATCGGGTGTCCTTCCTCGGCGAATGGCTACTCGCGGGTACCACCGTGCCAGCGACCGGCACGCCGCGGAAGAGATGCGCGTCACCGGCCGGCCCGGTCGAAGGTGGTAGCGGGCCTGCCGCCGGCCGGTGTCGACGCGTCGATCAAACGGGGCTTCGGTCCCGCCAGCAGCGGTAGGGAGCTCGGTCGTTCGGCGGCGCGGCAGGCCGACCAGATGGTATCCGACGAGCCGCCCGCGTCCGCGTTGAGCCGGCCGGAGTCACCACCCGTGGCGAGTCGGCAGCACCGGTCGTTGCCTCGACAACTGACCTGCCGTGGCCGATACCCCGAAGCGCAACCTGGTCTCGGCAGGCGAATCAGGCCGAGAACGCAGCGGGCCGGACAGCTTCACGGCCCGCTGCGGTACCGAACTGGGCCGGCTGGCAGGTGGTTTCGAGTACGGACATCCACAGGTCGCCGTCCGGGTCAACCTGGTTGCGACGGCTGGTCATCAGTGACAACGGGACGTGCACGAAACGTCGCCGCCAGCGTGCGACGGCGACTTCGGTGCGACCCGCCATGGCGGCGTGCACCGCGGCATGGGCTAGCCGTAGGCAGTACACGGCATCGTAGGCGTTGGCGGCGATGCTCCGGATCGCGTAGCTCGGGTCGAGGTAGCGCATCGTGGGTGCAAGGCCGACCGCGGTCAGGTGGGCGTTGATGGCCTCCTTGAGAAACTCCCCGATATTGCCGAGCTTGACGTTGCCCGAGGCGTCGGTACCGCGACCGTTGTGTTGAGGCAGGCCGTGCTTCTCGATGAGGTCTTGACCGGCGCCCTCTGCGACGACGATGACCACGAAGCCCTTGGCCCGCACGTGCTTCTCGACGTGCGCAAGCAGGCCGTCCGGTCCCCCCAGGGCGAACGGAATCTCCGGGACCAGCACGATGTCGGCGCCATTGGCCGCCAACGCGGCATAGCTGGCTATGAACCCGGAGTGCCGACCCATCAACTTCACGATCCCGACGCCGTTCGGGCTGGCCGCGGCCTCAACGGAAACCGAGGAGATGAAATCGGTGGCCCGCGCGAACGCGCTTTGAAACCCGAACGACTGATCGGTGAACGGCAGGTCGTTGTCGATCGTCTTCGGCACCCCGACGACCGCGATGTCGAGCCCGCGCGCCTTGATAGCGTCGCTGAGGAAGGTAGCGGCGCGCATTCCCCCGTCGCCACCGATGACGAACATGATGTCGACACCGCGCATAACGAGGCTGTCGACCATTTCGTCGGCGTCCTGGCCGCCGCGCGAGCTGCCCAAGATGGTGCCGCCGACGTTGTGGATATCGCGAACACGATCAAACGTCAGTTCGACGGTGTCATTACGGTGTTCGGCGGTCAGTCCCTTGAGACCATTCCGGAACCCCAGAATCCGCTTCACCCGGTAATGCACGGTGAGTTCTTGGACGAGACCGCGAATGACGTTATTGAGGCCAGGGCACAACCCCCCGCAGGTGACGATGCCGGCGGTGACGCGATCGGGGTCGAAATAGATCTTCCTGCGGGGCCCTGCGGCTTCGAAGCTCGGCACCCGACCGGGCGGAAGGTCGTGCTCGGCAAGCATGGAAACGGTGTCCTCGAGCAGGACACGGTCGCCTTCCGAAACGTAATGGGGGGAGGTCTGCTTGGTGGAGAGCATCTCGGAGAACGGCGAATCGTAACGGCACTCACCGAGGCGGCGAACGCGGAGGTCGTCCAGGTACAGCGTCACCGAATCTCCTTGATCGTGATCAGTGCTGATGTCCCTCGGGGATGGGTCCCGTGGAGAACCGGTCCTCGCACGGAAGAACGAAGTCCGGGAAGCTATCCGAAGGTTGTGTGTGTTATGTACCGAATCTCGCCCCTGGAGATCAGCAGCGATTCGGCAGTTGTCATGCCTGCGCACTCGCGTGGACGTCCGAGAAGGGATCCGCCGCTGATGCCGGTGGCAACGAAGAAGGCATCGCCGGAGACGAGCTCGGCACAGTTGTAGACGCGGCCGAGGGACATGCCCGCCGCGCGGATGGCGTCCGCCTCCGCGGCACGTTGCGGGGCCAGCCGCCCAAGCATGCCGCCGCCCAACGCACCGACCGCCGCGGCGGTCATCACGCCTTCGGGCGTGCCACCGACTCCGAGGAGCAGGTCGACGTCGAGTGTCGGCAGTAGCACCGCGAGACTCCCCCCGACATCGCCTCCGGCCGGAGTTTGCACGGCCGCACCAGCCTGCAGCACGCGTGTGATCAGCTCCTTGTGCCGCGGCTTGTCCATGATGACGACGCGGAGCTCGCTGACCTTCTTACCGAGAGCCTTGGCGACGTTGACCAAGGTGCGCTCAGGAGGGTCGTCGAGGTCGATGACGTCCCTGGCTTGCGGAGGTACCACTATCTTGTCCATGTAGAACCCGGGCCCAGGCGACCACAAGGTTCCTGGCTCGCCGAAGGCGATCGTGGCCAGGGCACCGGGCAGATCCTTCGCGCAGAACGAGGTCCCCTCGAGGGGGTCGACGGCTATGTCGAAGTCCGGCCCGTTCCCGTTGCCCACGATTTCACCGTTGAACAGCATCGGGGCGTCATCCTTTTCCCCCTCCCCGATGACGACTGTTCCTCGACCGGGCGCCTCGGCCAATGCCTCGCGCATCGCCTTGGTGGCCGCCGCGTCGGCGGCTTCTTGATCGTATCGCCCCACCCAGGCATAGCTGGCCACCGCGGCGCTGCGGGTAGCGGCCAGCGCAACTGCCTCCAAGGTGTGGATATCGACGCAA harbors:
- a CDS encoding sodium:solute symporter family protein, encoding MDGLAFGGAAGITVLLGYAVIMLGIGFVVGRKRPGTQESMKSYYLAGGNLGMLVLFFTLYATQYSGNTVVGYAPQAYREGFVWWQSVTFFTAIIAGYMLFAPRLYVLAKKHSFITPTDWVRFRFRSTPVTLMATFLMLWALANYVLEQLIAMGHAIAGLTGDTVPYQLGVAVFVVVMLAYSWLGGMRAVALTDVMQGIALLIGILVLLVGALYLAGGSVGDLTRYLAENEPDAIAVPPLETSVNWFSMILLVGIGIALYPHAIQRIYSARSERTLKRSLKRMVWMPFITAGVVFCIGMLGIRLFPNLSEADSERLVGMIANEVGSLNIVFYVAMILLFGGVVAAIVSTADSALLSFSSIISRDLYGRYLRPRASEQRQVAVGKVAGVVAVAGLLLLAWNPPATLVEVFVLKMELLIQLAPVFVLGMYWRRMAAGPAFWGMLAGAALAGGMTVLGEESVFGVHGGIVGLVLNLAICVVGSLLVPPRPERSGEEPSETTTATTRPPLDAAGAD
- a CDS encoding SRPBCC family protein — its product is MPQPTAQSSVEIAAPPELVYRLVSDVPGQGRWAAEIDRCRWLGGAPGPAVGAKFRGVNQHRSRRWATTCVVTEAEPGRRFAFRVQIMGMPSALWRYEIEPTGSGCRVTESTRRLTPRILVLAVNSLLLGIRDRDAHNQRNIEATLAALKEYAEQEARDTTAR
- a CDS encoding ATP-dependent 6-phosphofructokinase, whose protein sequence is MTLYLDDLRVRRLGECRYDSPFSEMLSTKQTSPHYVSEGDRVLLEDTVSMLAEHDLPPGRVPSFEAAGPRRKIYFDPDRVTAGIVTCGGLCPGLNNVIRGLVQELTVHYRVKRILGFRNGLKGLTAEHRNDTVELTFDRVRDIHNVGGTILGSSRGGQDADEMVDSLVMRGVDIMFVIGGDGGMRAATFLSDAIKARGLDIAVVGVPKTIDNDLPFTDQSFGFQSAFARATDFISSVSVEAAASPNGVGIVKLMGRHSGFIASYAALAANGADIVLVPEIPFALGGPDGLLAHVEKHVRAKGFVVIVVAEGAGQDLIEKHGLPQHNGRGTDASGNVKLGNIGEFLKEAINAHLTAVGLAPTMRYLDPSYAIRSIAANAYDAVYCLRLAHAAVHAAMAGRTEVAVARWRRRFVHVPLSLMTSRRNQVDPDGDLWMSVLETTCQPAQFGTAAGREAVRPAAFSA
- the glpX gene encoding class II fructose-bisphosphatase codes for the protein MQFHSEVAPRTCVDIHTLEAVALAATRSAAVASYAWVGRYDQEAADAAATKAMREALAEAPGRGTVVIGEGEKDDAPMLFNGEIVGNGNGPDFDIAVDPLEGTSFCAKDLPGALATIAFGEPGTLWSPGPGFYMDKIVVPPQARDVIDLDDPPERTLVNVAKALGKKVSELRVVIMDKPRHKELITRVLQAGAAVQTPAGGDVGGSLAVLLPTLDVDLLLGVGGTPEGVMTAAAVGALGGGMLGRLAPQRAAEADAIRAAGMSLGRVYNCAELVSGDAFFVATGISGGSLLGRPRECAGMTTAESLLISRGEIRYITHTTFG